From Pseudochaenichthys georgianus chromosome 11, fPseGeo1.2, whole genome shotgun sequence, a single genomic window includes:
- the cspg5b gene encoding chondroitin sulfate proteoglycan 5b isoform X1 produces the protein MARSDSRLDTWQVLLTISMVIIPLSAHGRHSLSRHHHHHNQSSVNKEALNARMVLSDDSAERDHLIGLGAKLPLSSTKHHHSHKHAHLDVVDEDPPVGEELTAGGAGPDQPGNPMSDEVITVEFHSPAPEVVPADGALDWAKAPQPQKQKGGDPTAWTLSDFYDYLSPDNDPSALDATPEPEPTPSPPPDMEDENPLLAGSPAVPDNVRPDVEPSIPAPSMPAPDTGDGLGLGGAMGADGCRLGYVRSGPGVCVSQCDIDPNFCLNGGVCTVVAGMGAFCRCNVQEYIWNKGTRCDWAITEFQVMCVLVGVASVVLIFLFMIIVCFAKKLHRLKNENNRLRKRRCVTGSKYRPQSSEPQTDGLSVSTMADGSQPNDDPQKQEDPAKSAQAKEEGSMNILNSHSPKHENNRPTSVAHDPGHTPNNTEENAEDGVTIGLEVLLPKEAKLHSETGSPLQYDVFLYKVPNSEDSTSPIHAPPTQSGNSYSSSHPMPKSPKSPKTPKVHKSPKHSREHSHSSREALSGRHASPGRHPSPGHHPSPSRHSAPSSCHPPSHHSPSRYTSFPPSSSSSSSTPPELRRPRGRSQALGSECSWTGREQGGHLHPSPSSPHLTQPSPSPSRVKCSPVSTRSLPVLS, from the exons ATGGCGCGCAGTGACAGTCGTTTGGACACCTGGCAGGTGCTTCTGACCATCTCCATGGTCATCATCCCGCTGTCTGCTCACG GGAGGCATTCTCTGTCAAGGCACCATCATCACCACAACCAATCATCTGTCAACAAGGAGGCCTTGAACGCCCGGATGGTGCTCAGTGATGACTCAGCAGAGAGGGACCACCTGATCGGGCTCGGGGCTAAACTCCCACTCAGCTCCACCAAACATCACCATTCTCATAAACATGCCCACCTAGACGTTGTTGATGAAGACCCGCCTGTGGGGGAGGAGCTGACTGCCGGAGGCGCGGGGCCAGACCAGCCGGGAAACCCCATGTCTGATGAAGTCATCACCGTGGAGTTTCACAGCCCTGCGCCTGAGGTTGTGCCCGCTGACGGTGCTCTGGATTGGGCCAAAGCCCCTCAACCCCAGAAGCAAAAAGGAGGGGACCCAACTGCCTGGACGCTTTCTGACTTTTACGACTACCTGTCCCCTGACAACGACCCCTCAGCCCTGGATGCCACCCCAGAACCTGAGCCCACCCCTTCACCCCCGCCTGACATGGAAGATGAGAATCCGCTCCTTGCTGGTTCTCCTGCTGTTCCTGACAATGTGAGGCCTGACGTGGAGCCCTCCATACCAGCTCCCTCCATGCCAGCGCCAGACACAGGtgatgggttagggttagggggcGCCATGGGGGCTGACGGCTGCAGGCTGGGCTATGTGCGCTCTGGACCTGGAGTCTGTGTGTCTCAGTGTGACATTGATCCCAATTTCTGCCTCAATGGAGGAGTTTGCACCGTGGTGGCAGGCATGGGAGCTTTCTGCAG GTGCAATGTGCAGGAGTACATCTGGAACAAAGGCACACGCTGTGATTGGGCGATCACAGAGTTCCAGGTGATGTGCGTGCTGGTGGGCGTGGCTTCAGTGGTACTCATCTTCCTCTTCATGATCATTGTGTGCTTTGCCAAGAAGCTGCACCGCCTCAAGAACGAGAACAACCGCCTTCGCAAACGCAGGTGTGTGACTGGGAG TAAATACCGCCCACAGAGCAGCGAGCCACAGACAGACGGCCTCTCCGTGTCCACCATGGCCGACGGCTCGCAGCCAAAC GATGACCCTCAGAAGCAGGAAGACCCAGCGAAGTCCGCCCAAGCCAAGGAAGAGGGTTCAATGAACATCCTCAACTCTCACTCCCCCAAACACGAGAACAACCGTCCGACCTCTGTCGCCCACGACCCGGGCCACACCCCTAACAACACAGAGGAAAATGCAGAG GATGGAGTCACAATTGGCCTGGAGGTGCTCCTCCCCAAAGAGGCCAAGCTCCACTCAGAGACCGGCTCGCCCCTTCAATATGACGTCTTCCTCTACAAGGTTCCCAACAGTGAAGACTCCACCTCTCCCATCCACGCCCCTCCCACACAGAGCGGCAACTCATACTCCTCCTCTCACCCCATGCCCAAATCGCCCAAATCGCCCAAAACACCCAAGGTGCATAAATCACCCAAACACAGCAGGGAGCACTCACACAGCAGCCGCGAAGCCTTGTCTGGGAGGCACGCCTCACCTGGACGCCACCCCTCACCCGGCCACCACCCCTCACCCAGCCGTCATTCTGCTCCAAGTTCCTGCCACCCACCCTCCCATCACTCCCCCTCCCGGTACACAAGcttccccccctcctcctcctcctcctcctccaccccgCCTGAGTTACGCAGGCCCAGAGGTCGGTCTCAGGCCCTGGGCTCTGAGTGCTCTTGGACAGGGAGAGAGCAGGGTGGACACCTCcatccttccccctcctccccccacctCACCCAGCCTTCTCCATCCCCATCCAGAGTGAAGTGCAGCCCGGTCAGCACCAGATCTCTGCCTGTTCTGTCCTGA
- the cspg5b gene encoding chondroitin sulfate proteoglycan 5b isoform X2 translates to MARSDSRLDTWQVLLTISMVIIPLSAHGRHSLSRHHHHHNQSSVNKEALNARMVLSDDSAERDHLIGLGAKLPLSSTKHHHSHKHAHLDVVDEDPPVGEELTAGGAGPDQPGNPMSDEVITVEFHSPAPEVVPADGALDWAKAPQPQKQKGGDPTAWTLSDFYDYLSPDNDPSALDATPEPEPTPSPPPDMEDENPLLAGSPAVPDNVRPDVEPSIPAPSMPAPDTGDGLGLGGAMGADGCRLGYVRSGPGVCVSQCDIDPNFCLNGGVCTVVAGMGAFCRCNVQEYIWNKGTRCDWAITEFQVMCVLVGVASVVLIFLFMIIVCFAKKLHRLKNENNRLRKRSKYRPQSSEPQTDGLSVSTMADGSQPNDDPQKQEDPAKSAQAKEEGSMNILNSHSPKHENNRPTSVAHDPGHTPNNTEENAEDGVTIGLEVLLPKEAKLHSETGSPLQYDVFLYKVPNSEDSTSPIHAPPTQSGNSYSSSHPMPKSPKSPKTPKVHKSPKHSREHSHSSREALSGRHASPGRHPSPGHHPSPSRHSAPSSCHPPSHHSPSRYTSFPPSSSSSSSTPPELRRPRGRSQALGSECSWTGREQGGHLHPSPSSPHLTQPSPSPSRVKCSPVSTRSLPVLS, encoded by the exons ATGGCGCGCAGTGACAGTCGTTTGGACACCTGGCAGGTGCTTCTGACCATCTCCATGGTCATCATCCCGCTGTCTGCTCACG GGAGGCATTCTCTGTCAAGGCACCATCATCACCACAACCAATCATCTGTCAACAAGGAGGCCTTGAACGCCCGGATGGTGCTCAGTGATGACTCAGCAGAGAGGGACCACCTGATCGGGCTCGGGGCTAAACTCCCACTCAGCTCCACCAAACATCACCATTCTCATAAACATGCCCACCTAGACGTTGTTGATGAAGACCCGCCTGTGGGGGAGGAGCTGACTGCCGGAGGCGCGGGGCCAGACCAGCCGGGAAACCCCATGTCTGATGAAGTCATCACCGTGGAGTTTCACAGCCCTGCGCCTGAGGTTGTGCCCGCTGACGGTGCTCTGGATTGGGCCAAAGCCCCTCAACCCCAGAAGCAAAAAGGAGGGGACCCAACTGCCTGGACGCTTTCTGACTTTTACGACTACCTGTCCCCTGACAACGACCCCTCAGCCCTGGATGCCACCCCAGAACCTGAGCCCACCCCTTCACCCCCGCCTGACATGGAAGATGAGAATCCGCTCCTTGCTGGTTCTCCTGCTGTTCCTGACAATGTGAGGCCTGACGTGGAGCCCTCCATACCAGCTCCCTCCATGCCAGCGCCAGACACAGGtgatgggttagggttagggggcGCCATGGGGGCTGACGGCTGCAGGCTGGGCTATGTGCGCTCTGGACCTGGAGTCTGTGTGTCTCAGTGTGACATTGATCCCAATTTCTGCCTCAATGGAGGAGTTTGCACCGTGGTGGCAGGCATGGGAGCTTTCTGCAG GTGCAATGTGCAGGAGTACATCTGGAACAAAGGCACACGCTGTGATTGGGCGATCACAGAGTTCCAGGTGATGTGCGTGCTGGTGGGCGTGGCTTCAGTGGTACTCATCTTCCTCTTCATGATCATTGTGTGCTTTGCCAAGAAGCTGCACCGCCTCAAGAACGAGAACAACCGCCTTCGCAAACGCAG TAAATACCGCCCACAGAGCAGCGAGCCACAGACAGACGGCCTCTCCGTGTCCACCATGGCCGACGGCTCGCAGCCAAAC GATGACCCTCAGAAGCAGGAAGACCCAGCGAAGTCCGCCCAAGCCAAGGAAGAGGGTTCAATGAACATCCTCAACTCTCACTCCCCCAAACACGAGAACAACCGTCCGACCTCTGTCGCCCACGACCCGGGCCACACCCCTAACAACACAGAGGAAAATGCAGAG GATGGAGTCACAATTGGCCTGGAGGTGCTCCTCCCCAAAGAGGCCAAGCTCCACTCAGAGACCGGCTCGCCCCTTCAATATGACGTCTTCCTCTACAAGGTTCCCAACAGTGAAGACTCCACCTCTCCCATCCACGCCCCTCCCACACAGAGCGGCAACTCATACTCCTCCTCTCACCCCATGCCCAAATCGCCCAAATCGCCCAAAACACCCAAGGTGCATAAATCACCCAAACACAGCAGGGAGCACTCACACAGCAGCCGCGAAGCCTTGTCTGGGAGGCACGCCTCACCTGGACGCCACCCCTCACCCGGCCACCACCCCTCACCCAGCCGTCATTCTGCTCCAAGTTCCTGCCACCCACCCTCCCATCACTCCCCCTCCCGGTACACAAGcttccccccctcctcctcctcctcctcctccaccccgCCTGAGTTACGCAGGCCCAGAGGTCGGTCTCAGGCCCTGGGCTCTGAGTGCTCTTGGACAGGGAGAGAGCAGGGTGGACACCTCcatccttccccctcctccccccacctCACCCAGCCTTCTCCATCCCCATCCAGAGTGAAGTGCAGCCCGGTCAGCACCAGATCTCTGCCTGTTCTGTCCTGA
- the smarcc1b gene encoding SWI/SNF complex subunit SMARCC1b isoform X1, producing the protein MATMSGGTNLGIPGARLASSGTSAHRKKDSSPSARFWESPETLAQLEVVRQWIGKHYKKYVLVDAPSCQALAAVTLQLLQFQEDAFGRQATSPVLTKLPAQSFLDLRPAGGLCHILGTAYKFKAEQGWRRFDLQNPSRTERNVEMFGAIGISLIQNNGMSLPVVYVDPTLDQELVSRLTDVIAKHQGTLTEDRKLASHHIYPSPASKEEDEWMRPVMRKDKHVLVHWGMHPDSYDSWMSSSDVEGEVEEPPHSEKPWRVHAGWVLDTDVFNEWMNEEDYCVNERNVAIILRRRIHLRDEQDSKHTPSKKRRRSISPPSEGRKKGKKGRRRGPQEEEPEEDLTKDMEDPTPVPNMEEVILPKNVNLKKDSENIPVKGGTMADLDELEEDFPGREDEEGRGDIHRLSEGEDNTTEQTHHIIIPSYTSWFNNNSVHSIEKRSLPEFFHGKNKSKSPEIYLAYRNFMIDTYRLNPQEYLSSTSCRRILTGDVCSVIRVHSLLEQWGLINYQVDAESKPLPMGPPPTPHFNVLIDTPSGLAPLQHKPLQVSASQNMLFFQEKSREKPSECQNFGLRSDIYTKKIPKTKGVSGREWTEQETLLLLEALEVYRDDWNKVSEHVGSRTQDECILHFLRLPIEDPYLEDSAASLGPLAYQPVPFSQSENPVMSTVAFLASVVDPRVASSAAKAALEEFSKVHEESLDKISEASNQPDKTESMEVEKIETNSTPLQVQVPLRADGLKVEPSVANVTGELVKSENAENMLAEEGDGVRVDDDESFDQADVDEGRLLEQDLVDGSVVTAAAAALSSAATKAKHLAAVEERKIKSLVALLVETQMKKLEIKLRHFEELETIMDREKEALEQQRQQLLSERQTFHTEQLKQAEIKVRQQREQQAQPGCTVQPTAVPPASAQPMPNRMIPGGVNAQTMAPRHPGAPNGMYPSSQPDGIAPAQPGPPAASHN; encoded by the exons ATGGCCACAATGTCCGGAGGAACAAACCTCGGCATTCCCGGGGCAAGATTAGCCAGCTCCGGAACTTCCGCACACCGGAAAAAAGACAGCAGTCCGTCCGCTAGGTTCTGGGAGAGTCCGGAGACTTTAGCCCAGCTGGAGGTGGTGCGACAGTGGATCGGGAAGCACTACAAAAAG tatgtGCTGGTGGATGCTCCTTCGTGTCAggctctggctgcagtcaccctgcagctcctccagttCCAAGAGGATGCGTTTGGCAGACAAGCGACCAGCCCTGTTCTCACCAAACTGCCT GCACAAAGCTTCCTGGACCTGCGACCAGCGGGTGGACTCTGCCACATTCTTGGCACTGCCTACAAGTTTAAGGCAGAGCAAGGCTG GCGTAGGTTTGACTTGCAGAATCCATCAAGAACTGAAAGGAATGTTGAGATGTTTGGTGCCATTGGAATATCACTGATCCAG AACAATGGTATGTCACTGCCTGTGGTATATGTGGACCCTACGCTAGACCAGGAGCTGGTTAGCAGACTTACAGATGTGATCGCCAAACACCAG GGTACGCTCACTGAGGACCGAAAGCTCGCCAGTCACCACATCTACCCCTCACCTGCTTCTAAAGAGGAAG ATGAATGGATGCGTCCTGTCATGAGGAAAGACAAACATGTTTTGGTACACTGGGGCATGCACCCTGACAG TTATGACAGTTGGATGTCCTCAAGTGATGTTGAAGGAGAGGTTGAAGAGCCACCACATTCAGAAAAGCCGTGGCGG GTCCATGCTGGCTGGGTTCTGGACACGGATGTTTTCAACGAGTGGATGAACGAAGAAGACTATTGTGTGAATGAGAGGAATGTAGCTATCATTCTGCGCCGGCGTATTCACCTCAGAGACGAGCAG GACTCCAAACACACCCCTTCAAAAAAGAGAAGACGCTCCATCTCTCCTCCCTCTGAAGGCAGGAAGAAGGGAAAGAAGGG GCGAAGGCGTGGACCACAGGAGGAAGAGCCAGAAGAAGACTTGACCAAAGACATGGAGGACCCTACCCCTGTCCCTAACATGGAGGAAGTTATTTTACCCAAGAATG TCAACCTGAAGAAGGACAGTGAGAATATTCCTGTCAAAGGAGGGACCATGGCTGACCTGG ATGAACTGGAGGAGGATTTCCCAGGAAGG GAAGATGAGGAGGGAAGAGGGGATATACATCGGCTTTCAGAAGGAGAAGACAACACCACAGAACAAACACATCACATCATAATACCGAGCTACACGTCTTGGTTCAATAACAACAG CGTTCACTCGATAGAGAAACGTTCGTTGCCTGAATTCTTCCATGGAAAGAACAAGTCAAAATCACCAGAAAT CTACCTGGCATACCGTAACTTCATGATCGACACATACCGGCTCAACCCCCAGGAATACCTCAGCTCAACGTCCTGCAGACGCATCCTCACTGGAGACGTCTGCTCTGTCATAAG GGTTCATTCACTTTTGGAGCAGTGGGGTTTGATTAACTACCAGGTGGATGCAGAGAGCAAACCCCTGCCCATGGGACCCCCACCCACCCCTCATTTCAATGTATTGATTGACACACCGTCCGGGCTGGCCCCACTTCAACACAAACCCCtgcag GTGTCGGCCTCGCAGAACATGTTGTTTTTCCAGGAAAAGAGCAGAGAGAAGCCTTCAGAATGCCAGAACTTTGGTCTGCGCTCCGACATCTACACCAAGAAAATCCCTAAG ACTAAAGGAGTATCAGGAAGAGAATGGACGGAGCAAGAGACGCTCTTGCTGTTAGAG GCCTTAGAGGTGTACAGAGATGACTGGAACAAAGTATCTGAGCATGTGGGCTCCAGAACGCAGGATGAGTGTATTCTCCACTTCCTCCGCCTGCCGATAGAAGACCCTTACTTAGAAGACTCCGCGGCTTCCCTCGGCCCACTGGCGTACCAGCCCGTgcctttcagccaatcagaaaacCCCGTCATGAGCACCGTGGCCTTCCTGGCCTCTGTGGTGGACCCTCGGGTGGCATCATCTGCAGCTAAGGCCGCACTGG AGGAGTTTTCCAAAGTGCACGAGGAGTCGCTGGATAAGATCTCTGAAGCGTCCAACCAGCCTGACAAAACAG AATCAATGGAAGTAGAGAAAATTGAAACAAACTCCACCCCCCTTCAGGT tcaggttcCTTTAAGGGCAGATGGGCTCAAAGTGGAACCCAGTGTGGCCAATGTGACGGGAGAACTAGTCAAAAGCGAAAATGCTGAAAATATGCTGGCAGAGGAGGGAGACGGAG TAAGGGTAGATGATGACGAGAGCTTTGATCAGGCAGACGTGGATGAGGGGAGGTTGTTGGAGCAGGATCTGGTGGATGGCAGCGTTGTCACGGCAGCAGCTGCTGCTCTTTCCTCCGCTGCCACAAAGGCCAAG CACCTGGCAGCAGTAGAAGAGAGGAAGATCAAGTCCCTGGTGGCTCTGCTGGTGGAGACCCAGATGAAGAAGCTGGAGATCAAGCTGAGACACTTTGAGGAGCTCGAGACCATCATGGACCGAGAGAAAGAGGCT CTggagcagcagcggcagcagctcCTCTCTGAGAGACAGACTTTCCACACCGAGCAGCTCAAACAGGCAGAGATCAAGGTTCGCCAGCAGAGGGAGCAGCAGGCGCAGCCGGGATGCACCGTGCAGCCAACAG CTGTGCCTCCTGCTTCAGCTCAGCCCATGCCCAACAGGATGATTCCTGGTGGAGTAAACGCCCAGACAATGGCTCCTCGACATCCTGGAGCTCCCAATGGCATGT ACCCGTCCTCTCAGCCTGATGGGATAGCACCAGCTCAGCCGGGCCCTCCAGCAGCCAGTCACAACTGA
- the smarcc1b gene encoding SWI/SNF complex subunit SMARCC1b isoform X2, which produces MATMSGGTNLGIPGARLASSGTSAHRKKDSSPSARFWESPETLAQLEVVRQWIGKHYKKYVLVDAPSCQALAAVTLQLLQFQEDAFGRQATSPVLTKLPAQSFLDLRPAGGLCHILGTAYKFKAEQGWRRFDLQNPSRTERNVEMFGAIGISLIQNNGMSLPVVYVDPTLDQELVSRLTDVIAKHQGTLTEDRKLASHHIYPSPASKEEDEWMRPVMRKDKHVLVHWGMHPDSYDSWMSSSDVEGEVEEPPHSEKPWRVHAGWVLDTDVFNEWMNEEDYCVNERNVAIILRRRIHLRDEQDSKHTPSKKRRRSISPPSEGRKKGKKGRRRGPQEEEPEEDLTKDMEDPTPVPNMEEVILPKNVNLKKDSENIPVKGGTMADLDELEEDFPGREDEEGRGDIHRLSEGEDNTTEQTHHIIIPSYTSWFNNNSVHSIEKRSLPEFFHGKNKSKSPEIYLAYRNFMIDTYRLNPQEYLSSTSCRRILTGDVCSVIRVHSLLEQWGLINYQVDAESKPLPMGPPPTPHFNVLIDTPSGLAPLQHKPLQVSASQNMLFFQEKSREKPSECQNFGLRSDIYTKKIPKTKGVSGREWTEQETLLLLEALEVYRDDWNKVSEHVGSRTQDECILHFLRLPIEDPYLEDSAASLGPLAYQPVPFSQSENPVMSTVAFLASVVDPRVASSAAKAALEEFSKVHEESLDKISEASNQPDKTESMEVEKIETNSTPLQVPLRADGLKVEPSVANVTGELVKSENAENMLAEEGDGVRVDDDESFDQADVDEGRLLEQDLVDGSVVTAAAAALSSAATKAKHLAAVEERKIKSLVALLVETQMKKLEIKLRHFEELETIMDREKEALEQQRQQLLSERQTFHTEQLKQAEIKVRQQREQQAQPGCTVQPTAVPPASAQPMPNRMIPGGVNAQTMAPRHPGAPNGMYPSSQPDGIAPAQPGPPAASHN; this is translated from the exons ATGGCCACAATGTCCGGAGGAACAAACCTCGGCATTCCCGGGGCAAGATTAGCCAGCTCCGGAACTTCCGCACACCGGAAAAAAGACAGCAGTCCGTCCGCTAGGTTCTGGGAGAGTCCGGAGACTTTAGCCCAGCTGGAGGTGGTGCGACAGTGGATCGGGAAGCACTACAAAAAG tatgtGCTGGTGGATGCTCCTTCGTGTCAggctctggctgcagtcaccctgcagctcctccagttCCAAGAGGATGCGTTTGGCAGACAAGCGACCAGCCCTGTTCTCACCAAACTGCCT GCACAAAGCTTCCTGGACCTGCGACCAGCGGGTGGACTCTGCCACATTCTTGGCACTGCCTACAAGTTTAAGGCAGAGCAAGGCTG GCGTAGGTTTGACTTGCAGAATCCATCAAGAACTGAAAGGAATGTTGAGATGTTTGGTGCCATTGGAATATCACTGATCCAG AACAATGGTATGTCACTGCCTGTGGTATATGTGGACCCTACGCTAGACCAGGAGCTGGTTAGCAGACTTACAGATGTGATCGCCAAACACCAG GGTACGCTCACTGAGGACCGAAAGCTCGCCAGTCACCACATCTACCCCTCACCTGCTTCTAAAGAGGAAG ATGAATGGATGCGTCCTGTCATGAGGAAAGACAAACATGTTTTGGTACACTGGGGCATGCACCCTGACAG TTATGACAGTTGGATGTCCTCAAGTGATGTTGAAGGAGAGGTTGAAGAGCCACCACATTCAGAAAAGCCGTGGCGG GTCCATGCTGGCTGGGTTCTGGACACGGATGTTTTCAACGAGTGGATGAACGAAGAAGACTATTGTGTGAATGAGAGGAATGTAGCTATCATTCTGCGCCGGCGTATTCACCTCAGAGACGAGCAG GACTCCAAACACACCCCTTCAAAAAAGAGAAGACGCTCCATCTCTCCTCCCTCTGAAGGCAGGAAGAAGGGAAAGAAGGG GCGAAGGCGTGGACCACAGGAGGAAGAGCCAGAAGAAGACTTGACCAAAGACATGGAGGACCCTACCCCTGTCCCTAACATGGAGGAAGTTATTTTACCCAAGAATG TCAACCTGAAGAAGGACAGTGAGAATATTCCTGTCAAAGGAGGGACCATGGCTGACCTGG ATGAACTGGAGGAGGATTTCCCAGGAAGG GAAGATGAGGAGGGAAGAGGGGATATACATCGGCTTTCAGAAGGAGAAGACAACACCACAGAACAAACACATCACATCATAATACCGAGCTACACGTCTTGGTTCAATAACAACAG CGTTCACTCGATAGAGAAACGTTCGTTGCCTGAATTCTTCCATGGAAAGAACAAGTCAAAATCACCAGAAAT CTACCTGGCATACCGTAACTTCATGATCGACACATACCGGCTCAACCCCCAGGAATACCTCAGCTCAACGTCCTGCAGACGCATCCTCACTGGAGACGTCTGCTCTGTCATAAG GGTTCATTCACTTTTGGAGCAGTGGGGTTTGATTAACTACCAGGTGGATGCAGAGAGCAAACCCCTGCCCATGGGACCCCCACCCACCCCTCATTTCAATGTATTGATTGACACACCGTCCGGGCTGGCCCCACTTCAACACAAACCCCtgcag GTGTCGGCCTCGCAGAACATGTTGTTTTTCCAGGAAAAGAGCAGAGAGAAGCCTTCAGAATGCCAGAACTTTGGTCTGCGCTCCGACATCTACACCAAGAAAATCCCTAAG ACTAAAGGAGTATCAGGAAGAGAATGGACGGAGCAAGAGACGCTCTTGCTGTTAGAG GCCTTAGAGGTGTACAGAGATGACTGGAACAAAGTATCTGAGCATGTGGGCTCCAGAACGCAGGATGAGTGTATTCTCCACTTCCTCCGCCTGCCGATAGAAGACCCTTACTTAGAAGACTCCGCGGCTTCCCTCGGCCCACTGGCGTACCAGCCCGTgcctttcagccaatcagaaaacCCCGTCATGAGCACCGTGGCCTTCCTGGCCTCTGTGGTGGACCCTCGGGTGGCATCATCTGCAGCTAAGGCCGCACTGG AGGAGTTTTCCAAAGTGCACGAGGAGTCGCTGGATAAGATCTCTGAAGCGTCCAACCAGCCTGACAAAACAG AATCAATGGAAGTAGAGAAAATTGAAACAAACTCCACCCCCCTTCAG gttcCTTTAAGGGCAGATGGGCTCAAAGTGGAACCCAGTGTGGCCAATGTGACGGGAGAACTAGTCAAAAGCGAAAATGCTGAAAATATGCTGGCAGAGGAGGGAGACGGAG TAAGGGTAGATGATGACGAGAGCTTTGATCAGGCAGACGTGGATGAGGGGAGGTTGTTGGAGCAGGATCTGGTGGATGGCAGCGTTGTCACGGCAGCAGCTGCTGCTCTTTCCTCCGCTGCCACAAAGGCCAAG CACCTGGCAGCAGTAGAAGAGAGGAAGATCAAGTCCCTGGTGGCTCTGCTGGTGGAGACCCAGATGAAGAAGCTGGAGATCAAGCTGAGACACTTTGAGGAGCTCGAGACCATCATGGACCGAGAGAAAGAGGCT CTggagcagcagcggcagcagctcCTCTCTGAGAGACAGACTTTCCACACCGAGCAGCTCAAACAGGCAGAGATCAAGGTTCGCCAGCAGAGGGAGCAGCAGGCGCAGCCGGGATGCACCGTGCAGCCAACAG CTGTGCCTCCTGCTTCAGCTCAGCCCATGCCCAACAGGATGATTCCTGGTGGAGTAAACGCCCAGACAATGGCTCCTCGACATCCTGGAGCTCCCAATGGCATGT ACCCGTCCTCTCAGCCTGATGGGATAGCACCAGCTCAGCCGGGCCCTCCAGCAGCCAGTCACAACTGA